DNA from Aggregatimonas sangjinii:
GAATTCGTATTTTTTCAATTCCTATTGAAGACGTATTGTATAATTTTTCATTGCTCTTATTGCCATTAACACTGACCCATATATTTGAAATGAAATTTACTAGAAACAAAAACGAATGAGGGTAGGGGTCATAGGATCTGGGATAGGCGGTTTGGCCATTGCGTGCCGAATGGCATCAAAGGGTCACGAAGTAACCGTTTTTGAAAAAAATGCTACTCCCGGCGGGAAAATTGGTGAGTTTACTTTAAAAGGGTACCGGTTCGATACGGGGCCGTCTTTATTTACCATGCCTGAATTAGTACGTGAACTTTATGCAGCGGCCGGCGAAAGTGTTCCGTCGACCTTTACGTATACTAAGTTAGACGTGCATTGCAAATATTTTTATAACAGCGGTGAGCAGCTGGTAGCTTGGTCCGACCAACAAAAATTCGCTGAAGAATGCGCCCAAAAGTTTGGGGAGGACCCAGCTAACATTTTCGAATATTTTAAGAGGGCTTCGCTAATCTATAAGATAACAGCGGATATTTTCCTTTTCAACTCTTTACATAAGGTGAAGAATTTTTTGAAGCTGTCGGTTTTGAAATCCTTACTTCAGGTACATAAAATCCGTTTTTATAAAACCATGAACGCGGAGAATAGGAACAATTTCAAAAGTCCGTTGCTCGTTCAGCTCTTCAATAGGTATGCAACGTACAACGGATCGGACCCCTATAAGGCACCGGCTACCTTAAATGTAATAGCGCATCTTGAAAATAACATCGGAACCTATCTGCCTGATCAGGGAATCTATTCCATTGTCCAGCATATTTATGAGCTCGCCCTGAAGAAAGGGGTTCGGTTTGAATTTAATTCGTTGGTGACGTCTATTGACATCAAAAATAAGAAAGCCGTAGGGCTAAGTGTTGGCGATACCAAATTTGCATTCGATAGTATCGTATCGGATTCCGACATCAATTACGTTATGGCCAACCTGATGAAGCATCCTTTAAAAAAACGATTCGATCGCTTAGAGCCCTCATCGTCGGCCTTGGTTTTCTACTGGGGGATAAAAAAGGAGTTCCCCGAGCTTGATGTGCATAACATTCTGTTCAGCGGGGATTACAAAAGGGAGTTTACCAATCTATTTGAAGAAAAAATCATCGATAACGATCCGACGGTATATATTTTCGTTAGTTCAAAAATGATTAAAAGCGATGCGCCAAAAAATTGCGAAAACTGGTTCGTTATGGTCAACGCACCAACTAACAGCGAAGAGAATTGGGAAGAACTAATTCGTACTACCAGGCAAAATATTGTAGATAAAATCAACAAATCGCTTAAAACCAAAATTGAGGACCATATTGAATGCGAAAAGATCGCCTCACCTATTACCATCGCTCAAGATACCCTGAGTAAAGGAGGCGCCCTCTACGGTAATTCATCAAATTCTATCTTTTCCGCATTTTTAAGGCATCCGAATTTTATCAAAAGCACTAAAAATCTGTATTTCGTCGGGGGAAGCGTTCACCCGGGCGGGGGAATGCCGCTATGTTTAGCAAGTGCTAAAATTGTTGATAATGAAATTTTGGCACCTTAAATGAATCGGATACTAAAATATATAATAAGTGAGAGACTTCCAATAGCGTTTATCGTTCTCTATTGTGGCGGCTTGGCATTATATATTTCCCCACTTACCCGTGACCTATTTATTTTAGTAACGCCTTATACCCTGGTTTTGGTTGCAGCGGCCATTTTTTCTCATCATAAGGAATGGAATATAAAAACGGTTGCCGTATTTGTCAGCATTTTTGTCCTGAGTTTTATGATGGAGATGATCGGTGTAGCCACCGGTAAATTATTCGGCTCGTATACTTATGGCAGAGGGCTCGGTGTGAAAATAGCCGATGTACCCATCGTTATTGGCCTGAATTGGGTGTTTCTGGTATATGCTTCCAATAGTATTGTCTCTAAATATACTTCAAGCAACAGTTTGATCGTTATAGGTGCGGCAACTTTAATGGTAGTATATGATGTGTTACTAGAGAAGGTTGCGCCCCTAATGGAGATGTGGCAATTCGTAGAAAACGATCCACCGCTCCTAAATTATGTGGTATGGTTTTTAATGGCCTTATTTTTTAACGCGTTGATTCAATATTTTAGAATAAATACCCAAAATAGTCCGGCACGCTGGTTATTCTGTATCCAATTCGGCTTTTTTATGATTATAGTGATGCATAATATTTATATTTAAAAAATGATACGAGCCAATCATAAAAGCCATTGGGTAAAATTTTCCAGATTTTACACAAAAACATTGATCGGCTTTTTTTTTGGAAGTGTCAAGTATCATGGTCAATACGAAGAAAAAGGGCTACCTATTCTCATGATTAGCAATCATTTTTCATTTTATGATGGCTTCATTCAAATTTTATTGAACCTCAAAATCTATAAGCGTAGGTTCCATTTTATGATGCTTGAGAAAGAACTTCGTAAGAATATGATATTGACGAAAATCGGTGCATGCTCGATCAGCAAAGGCAAACGCTCCAGTTTAGCCAGTCTTGATTATGCCGTTGAGGTACTACAGGATAAAGGAAACTTGTTTTTGTTTTTCCCTCAAGGAAGGATCAAAAGTCTTTATACAAGGCAATTCAGTTTTGAAAAAGGCTTACTTTCACATATTTTGGAGAATGTTAAGAACG
Protein-coding regions in this window:
- a CDS encoding 1-acyl-sn-glycerol-3-phosphate acyltransferase, whose amino-acid sequence is MIRANHKSHWVKFSRFYTKTLIGFFFGSVKYHGQYEEKGLPILMISNHFSFYDGFIQILLNLKIYKRRFHFMMLEKELRKNMILTKIGACSISKGKRSSLASLDYAVEVLQDKGNLFLFFPQGRIKSLYTRQFSFEKGLLSHILENVKNDFELVFNVNLIHYGTNLKPDICVYYETQQINADTDAKAVENAFNRFAKACFTKQGAE
- a CDS encoding carotenoid biosynthesis protein, encoding MNRILKYIISERLPIAFIVLYCGGLALYISPLTRDLFILVTPYTLVLVAAAIFSHHKEWNIKTVAVFVSIFVLSFMMEMIGVATGKLFGSYTYGRGLGVKIADVPIVIGLNWVFLVYASNSIVSKYTSSNSLIVIGAATLMVVYDVLLEKVAPLMEMWQFVENDPPLLNYVVWFLMALFFNALIQYFRINTQNSPARWLFCIQFGFFMIIVMHNIYI
- the crtD gene encoding 1-hydroxycarotenoid 3,4-desaturase CrtD; this encodes MRVGVIGSGIGGLAIACRMASKGHEVTVFEKNATPGGKIGEFTLKGYRFDTGPSLFTMPELVRELYAAAGESVPSTFTYTKLDVHCKYFYNSGEQLVAWSDQQKFAEECAQKFGEDPANIFEYFKRASLIYKITADIFLFNSLHKVKNFLKLSVLKSLLQVHKIRFYKTMNAENRNNFKSPLLVQLFNRYATYNGSDPYKAPATLNVIAHLENNIGTYLPDQGIYSIVQHIYELALKKGVRFEFNSLVTSIDIKNKKAVGLSVGDTKFAFDSIVSDSDINYVMANLMKHPLKKRFDRLEPSSSALVFYWGIKKEFPELDVHNILFSGDYKREFTNLFEEKIIDNDPTVYIFVSSKMIKSDAPKNCENWFVMVNAPTNSEENWEELIRTTRQNIVDKINKSLKTKIEDHIECEKIASPITIAQDTLSKGGALYGNSSNSIFSAFLRHPNFIKSTKNLYFVGGSVHPGGGMPLCLASAKIVDNEILAP